One genomic segment of Desulforamulus reducens MI-1 includes these proteins:
- a CDS encoding YcbK family protein — protein MEELFKLASNYRCPPHNRAVGGAVNSLHLKGMAADIRVLEMTAKEITHLAEKAGFDGIGLYPSQCFVHVDVRGYCARWEG, from the coding sequence ATGGAGGAACTCTTTAAACTAGCCTCGAACTACCGCTGCCCGCCCCATAACCGAGCCGTAGGTGGGGCGGTGAATTCCTTACACTTAAAGGGAATGGCCGCAGATATTCGAGTGCTGGAAATGACAGCAAAGGAAATAACCCACTTAGCAGAGAAAGCAGGGTTCGATGGAATCGGGCTTTACCCTAGCCAGTGCTTTGTGCATGTGGATGTCAGGGGCTATTGTGCTAGGTGGGAAGGATAA
- a CDS encoding DUF1659 domain-containing protein, whose amino-acid sequence MAVVKQPYSCSIKLRYQKGVNASGDPIFVNTTYSKAKVTATDQDLYDVATAINSLQNNVLLGVYRADDSELINQ is encoded by the coding sequence ATGGCAGTGGTAAAACAACCCTATTCCTGCAGCATTAAGCTAAGATACCAAAAAGGCGTTAATGCCAGCGGAGATCCTATCTTTGTCAACACTACCTATTCCAAAGCGAAGGTAACAGCCACCGACCAAGACCTCTATGATGTGGCTACTGCTATCAACAGTTTGCAGAACAACGTCCTGCTTGGTGTATATCGGGCAGATGACAGCGAGTTAATTAACCAATAA
- a CDS encoding zinc finger domain-containing protein, whose translation MGVDCGSCRQVGQPLLGTTVVRCSGTRTPEKYEHFAADRRPQRLPLDT comes from the coding sequence GTGGGGGTTGACTGCGGCAGCTGCCGCCAGGTTGGGCAACCGCTTCTTGGTACTACAGTAGTTCGCTGCAGCGGCACCAGGACCCCAGAGAAATACGAGCACTTTGCCGCAGATCGGCGCCCCCAGAGGCTACCCCTTGACACCTAA
- a CDS encoding IS481 family transposase, translating to MLTAKDRESIALKKFSLISPVLNGQVKNQKDYFETICVKPIDMPYYGFRMYSPKTLMCWLSDYRRGGLDSLKPGYRSDKGKSRKVSLEIADEIRKKRSQMPRITSALLYEELVKDKVILPEKLSRATFYRFLVANPELAAGKDPENPGEKELKRFSHQRINELWQTDIMFGPYISIGKSKKQAYLIAFIDDASRLITHAQFFFFQNFVALRVALKEAVLKRGIPKMIYTDNGKVYRSDQLNMLCAGLGCSLIHTEPFTPTSKGKIERFFHTVRQRFLSRLDPTKLKSLDQLNLYFWQWLEEDYQRKTHSALNMSPLDFFMAQVHNINFLANPQLLEEHFLLLVTRKVNHDATLSVESILYETEQSLANSRLEVRYDPDWLANSNQPILLYRDGMKVGEARQVNFFDNARAKRKGRGRQSQSSQELLESVETSEQKATPSISYAQIDDQLKQSSREVGDR from the coding sequence ATGCTCACAGCCAAAGATAGGGAAAGTATTGCTCTTAAGAAATTTTCTTTGATTAGTCCAGTACTAAATGGCCAGGTTAAAAACCAAAAGGATTATTTCGAAACTATATGTGTTAAGCCCATTGATATGCCCTATTATGGATTCAGGATGTATTCCCCAAAAACTCTTATGTGTTGGTTAAGTGATTATCGTCGTGGGGGATTAGACTCATTAAAGCCAGGTTACCGATCGGATAAGGGTAAAAGCCGAAAGGTAAGCCTAGAGATTGCTGATGAAATTCGTAAGAAAAGAAGCCAAATGCCACGGATTACTAGCGCACTGCTCTATGAAGAGTTAGTTAAAGATAAAGTTATTCTTCCGGAAAAGTTGTCACGAGCGACTTTTTACCGTTTTCTGGTCGCTAATCCTGAACTGGCTGCAGGTAAAGATCCAGAAAACCCTGGTGAGAAGGAACTTAAACGTTTTTCTCACCAAAGAATTAATGAATTATGGCAAACTGATATTATGTTTGGTCCATATATTAGTATAGGTAAATCAAAGAAACAAGCCTACCTAATCGCATTTATCGATGATGCCTCCAGGTTGATAACACATGCACAATTCTTCTTTTTTCAAAACTTCGTAGCTCTTCGAGTAGCTTTGAAAGAGGCTGTTCTAAAACGAGGAATTCCCAAAATGATCTATACAGATAACGGAAAAGTTTATCGTAGTGATCAACTAAATATGCTTTGTGCTGGATTAGGTTGCTCGTTAATTCATACAGAACCTTTCACCCCTACGTCTAAGGGTAAAATTGAAAGGTTTTTTCATACTGTGAGGCAACGCTTTTTATCTAGATTAGACCCCACTAAATTAAAAAGTTTAGACCAACTAAATTTATATTTTTGGCAATGGCTGGAGGAAGATTATCAGCGCAAGACCCATAGTGCTTTAAATATGAGTCCATTAGATTTTTTTATGGCTCAAGTCCATAATATTAATTTTTTAGCCAACCCCCAATTATTAGAGGAGCATTTTTTATTGCTCGTTACCAGAAAAGTTAATCATGATGCGACCCTGTCTGTTGAATCTATTCTTTATGAAACGGAGCAAAGCTTAGCCAATTCACGACTAGAGGTACGGTACGACCCAGATTGGTTAGCTAATTCAAACCAACCAATTTTATTATACCGGGATGGTATGAAAGTTGGTGAGGCCAGACAAGTAAATTTTTTTGACAATGCTAGGGCTAAAAGAAAGGGTCGAGGTCGGCAATCTCAGTCATCACAGGAGTTACTGGAATCGGTTGAAACGTCGGAACAGAAAGCAACTCCTAGTATTTCTTATGCTCAAATTGATGACCAACTTAAACAATCGTCAAGAGAAGTAGGTGATCGCTAA
- a CDS encoding ExeA family protein yields MFTQFFGLKFNPFSKEVPADKLFISQDLLELESRLKYLQSTRGIGLVAGEPGAGKSTALRKFVNELNPALYKHCYFSLATVTVLEFYQGLALELGEQPKHKKVAIFRQIQGAINSMYYERRITPVIILDEIHLASNKLLEDLRLIFNFKMDSQNPFILVLAGQPLIRSKLSLNINNPLRQRLVVKHIMQGLKPEEIRDYCTSRLKQAGLIEEIFTDSAIDAIYATTKGLPRLINNLVTNCLLYAYYKKLRQIDEEVVYQAQNELNI; encoded by the coding sequence ATGTTTACACAATTCTTTGGACTTAAGTTTAACCCTTTTTCTAAAGAAGTACCGGCGGACAAATTATTTATTAGCCAAGACTTATTGGAACTAGAATCGAGGTTAAAATATTTGCAAAGTACCCGTGGAATCGGGTTAGTTGCAGGTGAACCAGGTGCTGGCAAATCAACAGCTTTGAGAAAATTTGTTAATGAGTTAAACCCAGCTCTCTACAAGCATTGTTATTTTTCTTTGGCGACTGTTACTGTGTTGGAATTTTATCAGGGACTTGCCTTAGAACTTGGTGAGCAACCTAAACACAAAAAGGTAGCTATTTTCCGTCAAATTCAGGGCGCTATCAATTCTATGTACTATGAACGCCGGATTACGCCGGTAATTATCTTAGATGAAATACATTTAGCTTCAAACAAGTTGTTAGAGGATTTAAGGCTCATTTTTAACTTTAAAATGGACTCGCAAAATCCCTTTATTCTTGTCTTAGCAGGACAACCTTTAATTCGATCTAAGTTATCACTCAACATCAATAACCCACTAAGGCAACGTTTGGTAGTGAAACATATTATGCAGGGGTTAAAACCTGAAGAAATTAGAGATTATTGCACCAGCCGATTAAAGCAAGCAGGGTTAATCGAAGAGATTTTCACCGATTCAGCAATTGACGCTATCTATGCCACAACAAAAGGCTTACCACGGTTAATTAACAATTTAGTTACTAATTGTCTGCTTTACGCTTATTACAAAAAGTTAAGGCAAATTGATGAAGAGGTAGTTTACCAGGCCCAAAATGAACTTAATATTTGA
- a CDS encoding GNAT family N-acetyltransferase codes for MSEIKIRKADINDAERLLKIYAYYVMNTAITFEYDVPSISEFQNRMRHTMEKYPVNSQIKSSRILKLKTLCFI; via the coding sequence ATGAGTGAGATCAAAATAAGAAAAGCTGATATCAATGATGCAGAAAGGCTTTTAAAAATTTATGCCTATTACGTGATGAATACGGCCATCACATTTGAATATGATGTTCCATCAATTAGCGAATTTCAAAATCGAATGCGGCACACAATGGAGAAATATCCTGTCAATTCTCAAATTAAATCATCCAGGATTCTTAAATTAAAAACTCTCTGTTTTATATAG
- a CDS encoding recombinase family protein, producing MRAGAANGTSGLYKRKLYGYTKNKDGELVIDDEQAKVVRDIFRWYLDGASVLGIIKKLSDAGIPSPGGKGTWSKRSIEKMLENEKYTGTVTLLDSATQEYKYQMKECHPPIITESEFRAVQEEKKKRSNIVTDDDGRHRSSKKYSSKKK from the coding sequence ATGAGAGCCGGAGCGGCAAACGGTACATCCGGACTTTACAAAAGAAAGCTGTATGGCTACACAAAAAATAAAGATGGAGAACTTGTAATTGACGATGAACAGGCTAAGGTGGTGCGGGATATATTCCGCTGGTACCTTGATGGAGCCAGTGTGCTTGGTATCATAAAGAAACTATCGGACGCAGGTATTCCTTCTCCTGGCGGCAAAGGAACGTGGAGCAAGCGTTCTATAGAGAAGATGCTTGAAAATGAGAAGTACACAGGTACGGTTACGCTTTTGGATTCTGCCACGCAGGAATATAAGTATCAAATGAAAGAATGCCATCCGCCGATTATAACAGAGAGCGAGTTCAGGGCTGTTCAGGAAGAAAAGAAAAAGCGAAGCAATATCGTAACAGATGATGACGGCAGGCATCGCAGCAGTAAGAAATATAGTTCGAAGAAGAAGTAA
- a CDS encoding recombinase family protein, translating into MDSKIWYIPARNDRLEKKVGIYCRVSTNEKEQLYSLAAQISALTRAVANVSQWRLADVFIDIASAKGEIPRREFERLLRECEAHNISVVLTKSISRFGRDTVETLSAINRLKAAGIRIIFEQDNLDTDEVDSNLMISVMESLAQAENESRSGKRYIRTLQKKAVWLHKK; encoded by the coding sequence ATGGATTCGAAAATCTGGTATATTCCGGCAAGAAATGACCGCTTGGAAAAGAAAGTCGGAATCTATTGCAGGGTCAGTACAAATGAAAAGGAACAGCTTTATAGCCTTGCAGCACAGATTTCTGCTTTGACGAGAGCAGTTGCAAATGTCAGCCAATGGAGGCTGGCAGATGTTTTTATAGATATCGCATCAGCGAAAGGAGAAATTCCTCGTCGTGAATTCGAGCGATTGCTTCGAGAATGTGAAGCTCACAATATATCCGTTGTCCTGACTAAAAGCATCAGTCGATTTGGCAGGGATACGGTTGAAACCTTGTCAGCAATCAATCGATTGAAGGCGGCAGGGATCAGAATAATATTTGAACAAGATAATCTGGATACCGATGAAGTTGATAGCAACCTTATGATTTCGGTAATGGAATCCTTGGCTCAGGCTGAAAATGAGAGCCGGAGCGGCAAACGGTACATCCGGACTTTACAAAAGAAAGCTGTATGGCTACACAAAAAATAA
- the rlmD gene encoding 23S rRNA (uracil(1939)-C(5))-methyltransferase RlmD, translating into MGNNATVGDIVDLEIHGLGHSGEGVGRYQKLAVFVPGALIGERVRVRINQVKKSFARGQLVEILKQTTARIVPNCESYQVCGGCQLQHLDYQEQLTYKRSVVESALFKIGGLKGVEVLPTLGMRNPWHYRNKIHLQVKEAKGRIKLGFYAEGSYELAAGLAGQSCLLVQKEINQVIAILEELINSYKLTPYHWGEKRGLLRHVMIRQGFHSGQCMVVLVTSPEEWQAENAFSRALVARQPKIVSVIRNINRNPGRIVLGEENRVMYGKEYIVDELNGLNFNISANSFYQVNTLQTEELYQKAKEFAQLQGHERVIDAYCGIGTIALYLARSTVEVVGMEIVPPAVADAKENARLNGITNTKFFQGAVEKLLPRMAKDLKPDVVVLDPPRKGCEKEVLTAISESKVPRIVYVSCDPATLARDLGVLDKLGYQTLQVQPVDMFPWTYHVECVVLMSSNI; encoded by the coding sequence TTGGGAAATAATGCAACCGTAGGCGATATTGTTGATCTTGAGATACATGGATTGGGTCATTCAGGAGAAGGGGTCGGCAGATATCAAAAATTGGCTGTATTCGTGCCGGGCGCTCTGATTGGTGAAAGGGTGCGAGTTCGAATAAATCAAGTGAAAAAGTCCTTTGCCAGAGGGCAACTGGTGGAAATTTTAAAGCAAACAACTGCTCGTATAGTGCCAAATTGTGAATCTTACCAGGTCTGCGGCGGCTGCCAACTGCAACATTTGGATTATCAAGAACAATTGACATATAAAAGATCTGTAGTTGAAAGTGCCCTATTCAAAATTGGTGGTTTAAAAGGGGTTGAGGTTTTACCTACTCTTGGTATGAGAAATCCGTGGCACTACCGAAACAAAATTCATCTGCAGGTGAAAGAAGCAAAAGGAAGGATCAAGCTTGGCTTCTATGCAGAGGGCAGCTATGAGCTGGCTGCTGGATTAGCAGGGCAGTCTTGCCTGCTGGTACAGAAAGAGATCAATCAGGTTATTGCGATATTAGAAGAATTGATTAATAGTTATAAATTAACACCTTATCACTGGGGGGAAAAAAGGGGTCTGTTGCGCCATGTTATGATTCGTCAGGGATTTCATAGCGGGCAGTGTATGGTTGTGCTGGTAACCTCACCGGAAGAATGGCAGGCAGAAAATGCATTTTCTCGGGCTTTGGTAGCCCGACAGCCAAAGATTGTCTCAGTGATTCGCAACATCAACAGAAACCCAGGAAGAATAGTGTTGGGTGAGGAAAATCGGGTAATGTATGGCAAAGAATATATTGTTGACGAGTTAAACGGCTTGAATTTTAACATATCTGCCAATTCCTTCTACCAGGTCAATACCCTACAGACCGAAGAGCTATATCAAAAGGCAAAGGAGTTTGCTCAATTGCAAGGACATGAGAGGGTAATAGATGCTTATTGTGGTATTGGTACCATCGCTCTATATTTAGCCCGCTCAACCGTTGAAGTTGTTGGCATGGAAATTGTGCCACCAGCGGTGGCAGATGCCAAAGAAAATGCTCGCCTAAACGGAATCACCAATACAAAATTCTTCCAGGGCGCCGTGGAGAAACTATTGCCCCGAATGGCCAAGGATCTAAAACCAGACGTAGTTGTTTTAGATCCCCCTAGGAAAGGTTGTGAAAAGGAAGTCTTAACGGCTATCAGTGAATCAAAGGTGCCCAGGATTGTTTATGTTTCCTGTGACCCGGCAACCTTGGCCCGGGACTTGGGAGTATTAGATAAGTTAGGCTATCAAACCCTGCAGGTACAGCCAGTGGATATGTTCCCCTGGACCTATCATGTTGAGTGTGTAGTGTTGATGTCAAGCAATATATAG
- a CDS encoding methyl-accepting chemotaxis protein, whose product MNMTVRKRLFLSYGLLIGLIISLGFYASFTMSRINDKSTEIADYWLAGVQHAEEINTLIADIRTSEYRHILATETAEMKAMEESIAENKKKINANFTAYEKSIASDQDRNLYTVLMSEWKNYLSSNEKVLALSDSGQKEEALKVMKGESLTLYNAAAVAAKEMAKYNQENSAMASQEGDSLHHQSILMLSLVILLAVGLGIAAALYITRSINGPLKEIEERANKLAQGDINIEDIKVRSQDEIGHLAEAFNTMKNNIKNMLNQLIETANQLADVAEGLNEQAQQTAAGATETATTMNEIAATVEQMNSNVQEVSTVSETTANRANAGKEGLNKVTSQIQAITHSTGEVSEVIHQLNQKSMEISKIVNMITGIADQTNLLALNAAIEAARAGEQGRGFAVVAEEVRKLAEQSASATKDISSLINAIQTETHLAVEKIEQGNQEVSTGSVVIQEVGNIFEEIITSVQGLTLQIHHMASAAQQTSAGVQNVAASTEEQTAAMEEVTSTAESLNELSDQLKNLVKQFKI is encoded by the coding sequence ATGAATATGACAGTAAGAAAGAGACTGTTTCTTTCCTATGGTCTATTAATTGGTCTCATTATTTCTCTGGGATTCTATGCAAGTTTTACCATGAGCAGGATCAACGATAAGTCAACGGAAATTGCCGACTACTGGTTGGCGGGAGTTCAACACGCAGAAGAAATTAACACCTTAATAGCGGACATTCGTACCAGTGAATATAGGCATATCCTTGCTACAGAAACCGCTGAAATGAAAGCAATGGAAGAGAGTATTGCTGAAAACAAAAAGAAAATTAATGCAAATTTTACTGCCTATGAAAAATCCATTGCCAGTGATCAGGATCGAAATTTGTATACTGTTTTAATGTCCGAATGGAAAAACTACTTAAGCTCAAATGAAAAAGTTTTGGCATTAAGTGATAGTGGACAGAAGGAAGAAGCGCTAAAAGTCATGAAGGGAGAATCCTTAACCCTTTATAATGCTGCCGCTGTTGCCGCCAAGGAAATGGCCAAATACAATCAGGAAAACAGTGCCATGGCCAGTCAGGAAGGGGACAGCCTCCATCACCAATCTATTTTAATGCTGTCACTGGTAATTTTATTGGCAGTGGGTCTAGGCATTGCTGCAGCCTTATACATTACCCGCAGTATTAATGGACCACTCAAGGAGATCGAAGAAAGGGCTAACAAGTTAGCCCAGGGAGATATCAACATTGAGGATATAAAGGTTCGCAGTCAAGATGAGATAGGACATTTAGCAGAGGCCTTTAACACGATGAAAAATAATATTAAGAACATGCTGAACCAACTTATCGAGACAGCTAACCAACTAGCCGATGTTGCTGAAGGCCTCAATGAACAAGCCCAGCAGACTGCTGCCGGTGCTACGGAAACGGCCACCACCATGAATGAGATAGCAGCCACGGTAGAACAGATGAACAGCAATGTTCAGGAGGTATCCACAGTTTCAGAAACCACTGCTAATCGGGCCAATGCAGGAAAGGAAGGGCTGAATAAAGTAACTTCCCAAATCCAAGCCATCACCCATTCAACCGGTGAAGTATCCGAAGTTATTCATCAACTAAACCAAAAGTCTATGGAAATCAGTAAAATTGTCAACATGATTACCGGTATCGCCGATCAGACCAATCTACTGGCCCTCAACGCTGCCATTGAGGCAGCCAGAGCTGGCGAGCAAGGACGGGGATTTGCCGTGGTGGCAGAAGAGGTAAGAAAGCTGGCGGAGCAGTCTGCCTCAGCCACCAAAGATATATCCAGCCTAATCAATGCCATTCAGACCGAAACACATCTAGCCGTTGAAAAAATCGAACAAGGTAATCAAGAAGTGTCCACTGGTAGCGTGGTTATTCAAGAAGTGGGGAATATTTTCGAAGAAATTATAACTTCAGTACAGGGATTAACTTTACAAATTCATCACATGGCATCAGCAGCCCAACAAACCTCCGCTGGGGTTCAAAATGTTGCTGCTTCCACCGAAGAACAAACCGCTGCCATGGAGGAGGTTACTAGTACTGCTGAGTCCTTAAATGAATTATCCGATCAGCTTAAGAATTTGGTAAAACAATTTAAAATATAA
- the mobB gene encoding molybdopterin-guanine dinucleotide biosynthesis protein B has product MKFNRYKEIPPVISLIGCSNSGKTTFLEKLLKELTGRGYRVGTVKHHRGNFEFDIEGKDTWRHGQAGAAMVALATPSGFGLVKKLQQEMPLADILPYFSGLDLVIVEGFKKGPQPKIELVRAAVSTSPVLPADELVALVSDLPFEVGIPLFDLNDIVGVANLIENCFLQPSEKSAPKTLSIEQKKRYHRNIMLSGVGEEGQLKLLHSSVLVVGTGGLGSPVAYYLAAAGIGRLGLIDADVVDCSNLQRQIVHGTPDIGRFKVESAREKLLQINPDIDIRTYPHRMTEDNAEELVEQYHIVVDATDNLESRYILNKACINQKKPFIYGGVLSMVGQVMTIVPGKGPCFRCIFRELPGKRRPKGTDEVGILGSVAGTIGSIQATEVIKYLLGQGELLIGRLLTMDARSMSFADVEVKKDAQCPDCGHLKRDYGEKPIC; this is encoded by the coding sequence TTGAAATTCAATCGGTATAAAGAAATACCCCCTGTAATATCTTTAATTGGTTGTTCAAACTCTGGTAAGACCACCTTTCTGGAGAAATTACTGAAGGAGTTAACGGGCAGGGGTTACCGGGTAGGCACTGTTAAGCATCACAGGGGGAACTTTGAGTTTGATATTGAGGGGAAGGATACCTGGCGTCATGGACAGGCTGGTGCAGCTATGGTAGCCCTGGCTACGCCCAGTGGTTTTGGATTGGTAAAGAAACTACAGCAAGAAATGCCCCTGGCAGATATTTTACCCTATTTTTCTGGGCTGGATCTGGTGATTGTGGAGGGCTTTAAAAAGGGCCCTCAACCAAAGATAGAATTGGTACGGGCAGCGGTTTCCACTTCGCCGGTATTACCGGCAGATGAACTGGTGGCCCTGGTTAGTGACCTACCCTTTGAAGTGGGGATACCGCTATTTGATCTGAATGATATTGTTGGTGTGGCCAACCTCATCGAGAACTGTTTTCTGCAACCTAGTGAAAAGTCAGCACCGAAGACTTTGTCCATTGAGCAGAAGAAACGCTATCACCGAAATATTATGTTGTCTGGTGTAGGAGAAGAAGGCCAGCTTAAACTACTTCATTCGTCGGTATTAGTGGTGGGAACCGGCGGCTTAGGATCTCCGGTGGCCTATTATCTGGCAGCTGCCGGTATTGGACGACTGGGTTTGATCGATGCAGATGTGGTGGATTGCTCCAACCTACAAAGACAAATTGTACACGGCACGCCAGATATAGGTCGTTTCAAGGTAGAATCCGCCCGTGAGAAATTACTGCAAATTAATCCGGACATTGATATTAGAACCTACCCCCATCGTATGACGGAGGATAATGCAGAAGAACTGGTGGAGCAATACCATATCGTAGTGGATGCTACCGACAACTTGGAAAGTCGCTATATCCTGAATAAAGCCTGCATCAATCAAAAGAAGCCATTTATCTATGGAGGTGTTCTTTCTATGGTTGGTCAGGTTATGACCATTGTTCCTGGAAAGGGACCTTGTTTCCGCTGTATTTTTAGGGAGTTACCCGGTAAACGAAGGCCAAAGGGCACAGATGAAGTGGGGATTCTGGGATCGGTGGCCGGAACAATTGGTTCCATCCAGGCCACGGAGGTCATTAAATATCTACTTGGTCAAGGGGAGCTTTTAATCGGACGCCTGCTAACCATGGATGCACGATCCATGTCCTTTGCAGATGTGGAAGTGAAAAAGGATGCCCAATGCCCAGATTGTGGCCATCTAAAAAGGGATTATGGTGAGAAACCCATATGTTAA
- a CDS encoding MOSC domain-containing protein: MGKIVAVCTSPKKGMRKKNVGEGLLVIEHGIEGDAHVGDWHRQVSLLALESIEKMRQMGLKVGPGDFAENLTTEGIDLVSLPIGTKLKIGEGALGEVTQIGKECHTRCAIYHQAGDCVMPKEGIFIRVLQGGTVKVGDTIEIQSV, encoded by the coding sequence ATGGGAAAAATAGTAGCTGTTTGCACCAGCCCTAAGAAGGGCATGAGAAAGAAAAATGTTGGCGAAGGCTTATTGGTGATTGAACATGGTATTGAAGGGGATGCCCACGTAGGTGATTGGCACCGTCAGGTTAGTTTATTGGCCCTGGAAAGTATCGAAAAAATGCGCCAGATGGGCTTAAAGGTGGGCCCGGGTGACTTTGCCGAAAACTTAACCACGGAAGGAATTGACTTGGTTTCCTTACCCATCGGAACCAAACTAAAGATTGGTGAAGGAGCCTTGGGTGAGGTTACACAAATTGGTAAGGAATGCCATACCCGTTGTGCCATTTACCATCAGGCAGGTGACTGTGTTATGCCTAAGGAAGGTATCTTCATTCGGGTGCTACAAGGAGGAACGGTGAAGGTAGGGGACACCATTGAAATTCAATCGGTATAA
- the moaC gene encoding cyclic pyranopterin monophosphate synthase MoaC, whose protein sequence is MSELTHFDAKGNAWMVDITEKEETHRVAEVRGEVVMAPATLELIQQGGMAKGDVLGVARVAGIMAAKSTPNLIPMAHPIMITGVNIDFQILPPDRVEIRGLVKTGGKTGVEMEALTAVSVAALTIYDMCKAVDKGMMIQNIRLVSKSGGKSGDFMREGESQWEK, encoded by the coding sequence TTGTCCGAGTTAACACATTTCGATGCCAAGGGTAATGCCTGGATGGTGGATATAACAGAAAAAGAAGAAACCCATCGTGTGGCCGAGGTCAGGGGAGAGGTTGTCATGGCACCGGCCACACTGGAATTAATTCAACAGGGCGGTATGGCCAAAGGGGATGTACTGGGGGTTGCAAGGGTTGCCGGAATTATGGCGGCCAAAAGTACGCCCAACTTAATTCCCATGGCTCACCCCATAATGATTACTGGTGTGAATATCGACTTTCAGATACTACCACCGGATCGGGTGGAAATCCGTGGCTTGGTCAAGACAGGCGGTAAAACAGGGGTAGAAATGGAAGCTCTTACGGCTGTTAGCGTGGCAGCACTAACCATTTATGATATGTGCAAAGCAGTTGACAAGGGAATGATGATTCAAAACATCCGCTTAGTTAGCAAAAGTGGAGGCAAAAGTGGTGACTTTATGCGGGAGGGAGAAAGTCAATGGGAAAAATAG
- the moaA gene encoding GTP 3',8-cyclase MoaA yields MIDNYNRNINYLRISVTDRCNLRCVYCMPPEGVKQTPHSEILSLEEFARVVDAASDIGIRKIRITGGEPLVRKNIVNLFEKISTNSAIDDISLTTNGVLFAEMASDLKKAGLNRVNFSLDSLNPDTFRDITRMGKFNDVWRSIQKALELELHPVKLNVVAVRGINDHEFADFARLTKEIPIHVRFIELMPIGECNPWAVGNFIAAEEILHGLQQKFGLLDTQVKVTGSGPAKYYCLPNSKGTIGFITAISEHFCAGCNRLRLTANGQLRPCLYGKQEFDLKTPLREGASRQELAKIITKAIRHKPSQHHMEDGWRDRRVMSQIGG; encoded by the coding sequence ATGATTGATAATTATAATCGAAACATCAACTATCTGCGCATATCAGTGACAGATCGGTGCAACCTGCGCTGTGTTTACTGTATGCCCCCGGAAGGTGTTAAACAAACCCCCCACTCTGAAATACTAAGTCTGGAGGAATTTGCCCGGGTGGTGGATGCCGCGTCTGATATTGGTATTCGCAAAATCCGTATCACCGGTGGGGAGCCACTGGTGAGAAAAAATATTGTCAACTTATTCGAAAAGATTTCCACTAACTCAGCCATTGATGATATTTCTTTGACTACCAATGGCGTACTCTTTGCAGAAATGGCGTCAGATTTAAAAAAAGCCGGGCTGAACCGGGTAAATTTTAGTTTAGATAGCCTGAACCCGGATACCTTTCGGGATATAACCCGGATGGGTAAGTTTAATGATGTTTGGCGCAGTATTCAGAAGGCCCTGGAACTGGAACTCCACCCGGTCAAATTAAACGTGGTGGCGGTACGGGGAATTAATGACCATGAATTTGCGGACTTTGCCCGGTTAACTAAAGAAATACCTATCCACGTAAGGTTTATTGAATTAATGCCTATTGGGGAATGCAATCCTTGGGCAGTGGGGAATTTTATAGCTGCGGAGGAAATCTTGCATGGCTTGCAACAGAAATTTGGCCTATTGGATACACAGGTGAAGGTGACTGGCAGTGGTCCTGCCAAATACTACTGCTTGCCGAATTCCAAAGGGACCATTGGGTTTATTACTGCCATCAGCGAACACTTCTGTGCCGGTTGTAACCGACTGCGTCTCACTGCCAATGGTCAGTTACGTCCTTGCCTTTATGGCAAGCAGGAGTTTGACTTAAAAACTCCTTTAAGAGAGGGTGCTAGTAGGCAAGAATTAGCCAAAATCATTACCAAAGCAATTCGACATAAACCCAGTCAACACCATATGGAAGATGGCTGGAGGGATCGTCGTGTTATGAGTCAGATAGGGGGATAA